cttttatttttttgaaaatacctCATAACCCTCTTGGTTGCTACCTAATGGTCCATACTAGGGTTGCTTAAATATCTGCCTAACATCCCAACAATGTATGCAATATTTGGGCATGTACATACTTAAGCATACATTAGACTCCTAACAGCTGATACATAGGGAATCTTTTGCATTTCTTGAATTTCAAGGTTACTTTTAGGGCATTAAGTAAGACTAAATTTGTCTCCTTTAGCGACAGGGGTGCCACCTAGTTTACAACTTTACATGCCAAACCTTTTGAGTATTTTATCGATATAGCTCTTTTGTGACAATCTAAGAATACCCCGAGATCGGTCTCGATGTATTTGAATTCCTAAAACAAAAGAGGCGTCCCCAAGATCTTTCATCTTAAAATACATAGATAGAAACCTCTTGATTTCGTGCAATAAGCCTATATCATTAGCGACAAGAAAAATGTTATCGACATGTAGAACAAGAAATATGTACTTACTCCCACTGAATTTGTGATACACACAATTATCAACAATATTCATCTCAAAACCAAAGGAAACAATTACTTGATGAAATTTGTGGTATCATTGACTGGAAGCTTGTTTGAGTTCATAGGTGGATTTTGTCAATTTCAAACCATATTCTTTGGGTCTTCCTACTCAAAGTTTTCTAGTTGCACCATGTAAATTGTTTCTTTAATGTCACCATTGAGAAACGCAGTCTTAACATCGATCTGATGTAAATGAAGATCAAATGAGCAACAAGCGTCATGGTTATCCTGAAAGAGTTTTTCGGTGAAACTAGAGAGGAAGTCTCTGTAAAATTAATACCTTCTTTTTTAGTATATCCTTTAGCTACGAGATGTGTCTTATACCTCTCCACTATACCATTTGCATCTCTCttggttttaaatattcatttacaACTAGTTGGTTTTACACCTTCAGGTAATAGGACAAGTTCCCAAACCTTATTGTATTGCATAGACTTATACTTATCTTTCATGGCACCAATCTACTTTTGAGAATTAGAACTTTTCATAGCCTGACGAGAGTTGATTGAATCATCTTCCATCATTCCATTATCATCCTCATGTTCTTGGAGAAATACAACATAATCGTCTGAAATATCATTTCTCCTTTCTCTTGTGGATCTCCTTAATGTCATTTGTTTTTGAGGTTGTTCTTCTGGAACAATTACCTTATCTTGAATAGGGAGTTGTTCAACATTGTCTTGTTGAGGTTTTGGATTCACTTCTTGACCAATGATAGGTATGAGAACCTGAACATCGTCAAAAGTAATAGTAAGAACAGAGTTAAAATTCAATTCCTCCTTAAAAGCAATGTCTCTATCCTTATTTCTCCCTCCAAACTCAACATCCTCAAAAAATGTTTCATTTCTCGTCTACAAAATATTCCTTATTATGGGATCATAAAACTTATATCCCCTAGATCACTCAGAATAACCAATAAAATAGTTGTTCACTATTTTGAGGtctaatttcttttcatatgGCCTATAAGGCCTTACCTTAACTGGACATCCCCAAATCTGAAAATGCTTTAAACTAGGGTTTTGACCTGTCCAAAGCTCATAAGGTGTTTTTGCAACTGCTTTAATGGGTACTCTATTTAGAATGTAAGTTGTTGTCTTTAATGCTTCTCCCCAGAGGGACTCAGGTAAGGTAGAATGAGTAACCATGCTCCTTACCATATCCTTAAAAGTCTTATTTTGTCTTTCAACTACACCGTTTATACTAGGTGATCTTGGCATGGTGTATTATGGGACAATATCGCGTTCTTCTAGGAATTTCACAAATGGTTCTGGACATTGTTCACCTGAGCCATCATATCTATCGTAGTACTCACCATCATGATCAGATCTGACATTCTCAATCCTTTTTTTAAGTTGATTCTCAACTTCAAATTTATAGGCTTTGAACACATCCAAAGACTGAGATTTCTCATGAATGAGATATAGGTATCAATAATTTGAGTAATCATctataaatgttatgaaatattgtTGATCATTCTAGGATGTCGTAGGGAATGTCCCACAATTATCtgtatgaattaattctaaGATGTCTGAAGATCTTTTAGCACCCAGTCTCTTAGTTTTGGTTGGTTTTTCCTTAATGCAATTGACATAAACATCAATGTCTGTGAAGTCAAGGGACTGTAAAATACCATCAGAGATAAGACGTTCAACTCTAACTTTTAAGATACAACCTAAGTGCTTATGCCATAATGATGCtaaattttccttatttaatttacGTTTAATACCACGTGATTCCACATACAAGGTTTCATTATATGATGCAACCGTTTCTAGCAAATAAAGGTTGTcataagtatttaaataatcAGTTCTAACAACATTCGAATTTAAAGACaaactaaatttattgttttcgAATGAATAATACTATCCAAATTTGTCCTACGAATAAACATAAACTAAATTCCATCTAAATGAGGGTACAATAAAAGTGTcttttaaatccaaataaaaactAGTTCCTAATAACAAGCTAAAATGTCCAATTGCTTCCATTTCTACCGATTTTCCGTCACTGACGAAGATGTGTCTTTCACCATCACTTGGCTTTCCATAACTCAGGCAACCCTGCATAAAAACACTAATGTAGGTAGTAGCACCAGAATCTATCCACCAAGTGTTTCTAGGTACTGAAGCTAAAATAATCTTAGAATAGACCAAATTAAGAATTATACCTTTCTTTACACGCCAGACATGATATTTGGTATATTCTTTCTTCATATGTCCAGACTTGTTACAAAAGAAACAACTCTCTGTAGCTTGCTGTTGTTTCTTTTGAGCTGGACCCTAGTAGCttcattttgatgttttttttcttgCCTTTATCTTTAGGGGCATTGGCCAAATGAGCATTTTCAGACTTATCACGCTTCAACCTGTCTTTCTCTTGCACACAATGAGAAATGAACTCATTTAGAGTCCATTTCtcctttcaaaaattataactaattttaaattgattgaacTATGCAGGAAGCGATACAAAAACCATAAGAACAAGCAATTCCTCAGAAAGCTCGATCTTAAGTACCTTACGTCTTAAAGCAACATGGAATATCTCCATAATGTACTCCCTCACGTTTTCTTGACCCTTATACTTCATAAACATCAAAAAAGTTAGAAGTGATGTCATCCCAACCTTATCGTTTTTAGCAAAACATTTCTCAATTTCGTTAAGGAAACCCTTGGCCTGAGTAATCTCTTCAAATTCTGTACCCCTAAAGGCTTCTAGAATATTGTGTTTCATTATCATTAGACTCATGCAATATGAATGATCCCACCTCTCAAAATCCCTTTCAACATCAGGGTTGTTTTCCGTAGTGAGAGGTGCAGGTTGTTCTTCCCTTAGTGCAAGGTCTATGTCCCTACAACCAAGCACTATAAGTAAGtgccttttccattccttaaAATTAGTCTCATTAAGCATGggtatagaatttatattagcaGATATTATGGCAGTAGAAGAAGATCTAGCTGAATatagaacaaataaaaacaagttc
The window above is part of the Gossypium raimondii isolate GPD5lz chromosome 9, ASM2569854v1, whole genome shotgun sequence genome. Proteins encoded here:
- the LOC105797536 gene encoding uncharacterized protein LOC105797536, translated to MTVLTTTTVTFRSPASARSSSTAIISANINSIPMLNETNFKEWKRHLLIVLGCRDIDLALREEQPAPLTTENNPDVERDFERWDHSYCMSLMIMKHNILEAFRGTEFEEITQAKGFLNEIEKCFAKNDKVGMTSLLTFLMFMKYKGQENVREYIMEIFHVALRRKVLKIELSEELLVLMVFVSLPA